From a single Deltaproteobacteria bacterium genomic region:
- a CDS encoding TIGR04053 family radical SAM/SPASM domain-containing protein translates to MKRLQDIDFSVTPFVAIWEVTQACDLACRHCRAEAISHRDPGELTTLEGFDLINKIHSMGTPIMVLSGGDPVQREDIFQLITHGADLGMRMATIPAATSRLTPELVTGLRDAGVAQIALSLDGPNSDVHDSFRGVPGAFDKTMKGAEYAHAAGIPLQINTTFSSHNFDCFDEIARVVKDLDVVFWEVFFLVPVGRGKVLKQMKALEYEKLFEKLYRFSKEVDFIVKITEAQHYRRYVIEQETKNRYAGGSYSGIELPGRLTRDFGPGGSIGLAPKGVNSGNGFVFISHTGEVFPSGFLPISAGNVRDESIVEIYRNSPLFREIRDYDGLKGKCGLCEYRDVCGGSRARAYAVTGDYMESEPYCAYIPEPYKARYRNEEAV, encoded by the coding sequence ATGAAAAGATTACAGGATATCGATTTTTCCGTTACCCCTTTTGTCGCGATATGGGAAGTAACTCAGGCTTGCGACCTTGCGTGCCGTCATTGCAGGGCCGAGGCGATAAGTCATCGTGATCCCGGGGAGCTCACGACACTGGAAGGGTTCGATCTCATCAATAAAATTCACTCTATGGGAACTCCGATAATGGTACTAAGCGGGGGCGACCCCGTACAGCGAGAAGATATCTTTCAACTTATAACACATGGTGCGGACCTCGGTATGCGTATGGCGACGATTCCCGCAGCCACGTCAAGGCTGACCCCGGAGCTGGTGACAGGGCTCAGGGACGCCGGTGTGGCCCAGATAGCGCTAAGTCTCGACGGGCCGAATAGTGATGTGCACGACTCCTTTCGCGGGGTTCCGGGAGCTTTCGATAAAACGATGAAAGGCGCCGAATACGCCCACGCCGCGGGCATTCCCCTTCAGATAAACACGACATTCAGCAGTCACAATTTCGATTGCTTCGATGAAATCGCGCGGGTTGTAAAAGACCTTGATGTAGTCTTCTGGGAAGTTTTTTTTCTTGTCCCGGTAGGTAGAGGAAAGGTTTTGAAGCAGATGAAGGCCCTTGAGTATGAAAAGCTGTTTGAAAAGCTTTACAGATTTTCTAAAGAAGTTGATTTCATAGTCAAGATTACCGAGGCACAGCACTACAGGCGCTACGTGATAGAGCAGGAGACGAAAAACAGGTACGCCGGCGGGAGTTATTCTGGAATAGAGCTTCCGGGAAGACTGACGCGTGATTTCGGACCGGGGGGCAGCATCGGACTCGCGCCAAAGGGTGTTAATTCGGGAAACGGCTTCGTATTTATTTCTCACACGGGAGAGGTTTTCCCGAGCGGTTTTCTCCCTATCTCGGCCGGGAACGTGAGGGACGAGAGCATAGTGGAAATTTACAGAAACTCGCCGCTTTTCCGGGAGATAAGGGACTATGACGGGCTTAAAGGCAAATGCGGGTTATGTGAGTATAGGGACGTCTGCGGAGGCTCGAGGGCGAGAGCCTATGCCGTCACAGGGGACTATATGGAGTCCGAGCCCTACTGCGCTTACATACCCGAGCCCTATAAAGCGAGATACCGCAATGAAGAAGCTGTATAA
- a CDS encoding Crp/Fnr family transcriptional regulator, with product MKKLYKRQEFKSCTTCGSRADSIFCDLNQSGLQELETIQQKLKYPGGTILFLEGERPRGVYCVCSGRIKLSIHAADGRAVTVGYASNGYIVGTRAVLSGNPHDITARTVEESQLSFMDRERFLSFLKRRGEVSFRLSEALGDELSESYEDIKNIALGSSYERLVSVLLRLCDKFGEPSSEGILIKLNLSQEELAEMACMSRRTLSRAVQRLKKVRIIKCDRRVMIIRDRNSLAKLLS from the coding sequence ATGAAGAAGCTGTATAAGCGACAGGAGTTTAAGAGCTGCACCACATGCGGGTCCAGAGCCGACAGCATATTTTGTGACCTGAATCAATCCGGCCTTCAGGAGCTGGAGACTATTCAGCAGAAGTTGAAATATCCCGGCGGTACTATTTTATTTCTCGAGGGAGAAAGACCGCGCGGCGTTTATTGCGTGTGCTCGGGGCGTATTAAACTTTCTATTCACGCAGCGGACGGAAGGGCCGTCACAGTGGGTTATGCGTCGAACGGGTACATCGTTGGAACAAGAGCGGTTTTATCGGGGAATCCCCATGACATAACCGCAAGGACGGTTGAAGAATCGCAGCTGAGTTTTATGGATAGAGAGCGTTTCCTGAGTTTCTTGAAAAGACGCGGGGAAGTCAGTTTCAGGTTGTCGGAGGCACTGGGCGACGAATTGTCGGAATCTTACGAGGATATTAAAAATATAGCCCTGGGATCTTCATACGAGCGTCTCGTTTCAGTTCTTCTGAGACTCTGCGATAAGTTCGGCGAGCCCTCATCGGAAGGAATTCTTATAAAACTTAACTTGAGCCAGGAGGAGCTGGCCGAGATGGCGTGTATGTCGAGAAGAACGCTCAGCAGAGCTGTTCAGAGGCTGAAAAAGGTGCGTATAATCAAGTGTGACCGGCGAGTTATGATTATTAGGGACAGAAACTCGCTCGCCAAGCTTCTTTCATAG